One Frankia alni ACN14a DNA window includes the following coding sequences:
- a CDS encoding L,D-transpeptidase, which translates to MGGALAFVTALTVAACSPGGGSSKPAGVAAPDPAASVTVTPGDDTRGVTLTDHVVVHANAPLADVSVAREASASEKTEPGVLLGTFSADRRTWTSAGGLFSDSRYQVAATTSPAAGIVGTKSVRTSFVTGVPEKSFKVSWDPVAGQTVGVGAPISLTFSAAAPDRAAVQRMLSVRTDPPVLGAWNWISNRVVVWRPQQYWTPGTKVHVEANLAGYDAGGGRLGVKDRAMDFVVGSAQISRVDAATHVMQVFRNGQLLRTMPVSLGKPSSPSMDGPHNVLGKSPEVIMDSATVGIPKGNPDYYYEKVQWAVNYTSGGQYVHSAPWSVASQGRTNVSHGCVNASPADAQWFYGISRLGDIVDIVNTGRPPDTSQLGNFWSVPWSVWKAGSALPVSDQLETAAPTIPPAASTAVPGAPGAAAAGGA; encoded by the coding sequence ATGGGTGGGGCGCTCGCGTTCGTCACGGCGCTGACCGTCGCCGCCTGCTCGCCCGGCGGCGGCTCGTCGAAGCCGGCGGGCGTCGCCGCGCCGGATCCCGCGGCGAGCGTGACCGTCACCCCGGGCGACGACACCAGGGGCGTTACCCTCACCGATCACGTCGTCGTCCACGCCAACGCCCCGCTGGCCGACGTGAGCGTCGCCCGAGAGGCGAGCGCGTCGGAGAAGACCGAGCCGGGGGTGCTGCTCGGGACGTTCTCAGCCGACCGGCGCACGTGGACGTCCGCGGGTGGCCTGTTCTCCGACTCCCGCTACCAGGTCGCCGCCACCACCAGCCCTGCGGCGGGGATCGTCGGGACCAAGTCGGTGCGTACGAGTTTCGTCACGGGAGTGCCGGAGAAGTCGTTCAAGGTCTCCTGGGATCCGGTCGCCGGGCAGACGGTCGGGGTCGGCGCGCCGATCAGCCTGACCTTCAGCGCCGCCGCGCCGGACCGCGCCGCCGTGCAGCGCATGCTGTCCGTGCGCACCGATCCGCCCGTCCTCGGTGCCTGGAACTGGATCTCGAACCGGGTCGTCGTCTGGCGCCCGCAGCAGTACTGGACGCCGGGAACGAAGGTCCATGTGGAGGCGAACCTCGCCGGGTACGACGCGGGCGGGGGACGCCTCGGCGTGAAGGACCGGGCGATGGACTTCGTCGTCGGCTCCGCGCAGATTTCCAGGGTTGACGCGGCCACCCACGTGATGCAGGTGTTCCGCAACGGTCAGTTGCTGCGCACGATGCCGGTGAGCCTCGGCAAGCCCTCGTCGCCGTCGATGGACGGCCCCCACAACGTTCTCGGCAAGTCGCCCGAGGTGATTATGGATTCGGCGACGGTGGGCATCCCCAAGGGCAACCCGGACTACTACTACGAAAAGGTGCAGTGGGCGGTGAACTACACCAGCGGCGGGCAGTACGTGCACTCCGCGCCCTGGTCCGTGGCCTCCCAGGGGCGGACGAACGTCTCCCACGGCTGCGTGAACGCCTCCCCGGCCGACGCCCAGTGGTTCTACGGAATCAGCCGTCTTGGTGACATCGTCGACATCGTCAACACCGGCCGCCCGCCGGACACGAGCCAGCTCGGAAACTTCTGGTCGGTACCGTGGTCGGTCTGGAAGGCGGGCAGCGCCCTGCCCGTGTCGGACCAGCTCGAGACGGCGGCACCGACGATCCCGCCGGCGGCGAGCACCGCGGTTCCCGGTGCGCCCGGTG
- the pucL gene encoding factor-independent urate hydroxylase → MAIVLGPNQFGKAEIRLVHVDRTGPAHHLTDLNVSTALRGDFAAAHLTGDNSHVLTTDAQKNTVYAFAREHGIGQIEDFAIRLGRHFVDSFPWIDGARIEIEQYHWNRIPVGGVPHDHAFSRAGGERRTTVVTVDGDAAFVVSGLAGLVVLKSTGSEFWGFPRDPYTTLAETTDRILATEVTARWRYIGAGHDFGPLFDGVRETLMGTFADVHSLALQQTLYRMGEAALTAFPQVAEVRMSMPNKHHFLVDLEPFGLDNPDIVYQAPDRPYGRIEAAVLRDDAPDPGPSWQAVPGFC, encoded by the coding sequence ATGGCGATCGTGCTCGGACCGAACCAGTTCGGCAAGGCGGAGATCCGTCTCGTCCACGTGGACCGCACGGGTCCGGCGCATCACCTCACCGATCTGAACGTATCCACCGCGCTTCGCGGCGACTTCGCCGCGGCCCATCTGACCGGCGACAACTCCCATGTCCTCACCACCGATGCGCAGAAGAACACCGTCTACGCCTTCGCCCGGGAGCATGGAATCGGCCAGATCGAGGATTTCGCGATCCGGCTGGGCCGACATTTCGTTGATTCCTTCCCGTGGATCGACGGGGCCCGGATAGAGATCGAGCAGTACCACTGGAATCGGATCCCGGTCGGCGGGGTGCCGCACGACCACGCGTTCAGTCGGGCGGGTGGGGAAAGACGGACGACGGTCGTGACGGTGGACGGCGACGCCGCGTTCGTCGTTTCCGGACTCGCCGGGCTGGTCGTGCTCAAGTCGACCGGTTCGGAGTTCTGGGGGTTTCCCCGCGACCCCTACACGACGCTGGCCGAGACCACCGACCGCATCCTCGCGACCGAGGTGACGGCCCGCTGGCGTTACATCGGGGCCGGTCATGACTTCGGGCCGTTGTTCGACGGCGTCCGCGAGACCCTGATGGGCACCTTCGCCGACGTCCACAGCCTGGCGCTGCAGCAGACGCTCTACCGGATGGGTGAAGCCGCCCTGACCGCCTTCCCCCAGGTCGCCGAGGTCCGGATGTCGATGCCGAACAAGCACCACTTCCTGGTCGACCTCGAACCGTTCGGGCTGGACAACCCGGACATCGTCTACCAGGCACCGGACCGTCCCTACGGGCGGATCGAGGCGGCGGTGCTGCGCGACGACGCGCCCGACCCCGGCCCGAGCTGGCAGGCCGTCCCCGGCTTCTGCTGA
- a CDS encoding SAM hydrolase/SAM-dependent halogenase family protein, giving the protein MTFVSFTTDYGLADGFVAACHGVILRAVPTARIIDVTHLVPPGDVRRAAAVLAQTVGSLPRGVHLAVVDPGVGTVRRAVAVRAAGGDLVGPDNGLLIAAAERLGGVQAAVTLPVPAAAPATFHGRDVFAPAAAELARGTELTALGAPLDPATLVRLPAPHARLRSDGVLEAEVLLVDTFGNVQLAAAGPLLADAGLRPPGRALVWAATPGAGPSPGPSPGAGRSRGGEQSLDAAGGIELAVGVTFGSVAPGELVLYVDAAGMGAIAVRDGDAARTLAVAPADRLALRRAGAGA; this is encoded by the coding sequence GTGACGTTCGTCAGCTTCACCACGGACTACGGGCTCGCGGACGGTTTCGTCGCGGCGTGCCACGGGGTGATCCTGCGGGCGGTGCCGACGGCCCGCATCATCGACGTCACCCATCTCGTGCCGCCGGGCGACGTGCGCCGCGCGGCGGCGGTACTCGCCCAGACCGTCGGCTCGCTGCCGCGCGGGGTGCACCTCGCGGTGGTGGACCCGGGGGTGGGCACGGTGCGCCGAGCGGTGGCGGTGCGCGCGGCCGGTGGGGATCTCGTCGGGCCCGACAACGGCCTGCTGATCGCGGCGGCCGAGCGGCTCGGCGGCGTCCAGGCGGCGGTGACGCTGCCGGTGCCGGCCGCGGCGCCCGCCACGTTCCACGGTCGCGACGTGTTCGCGCCCGCCGCCGCCGAGCTCGCCCGGGGGACGGAGCTGACCGCGCTCGGTGCGCCACTCGACCCGGCGACGCTCGTCCGCCTGCCCGCCCCGCACGCCCGGCTGCGGTCGGACGGGGTGCTCGAGGCCGAGGTGCTGCTCGTCGACACCTTCGGCAACGTGCAGCTCGCGGCCGCGGGGCCGTTGCTCGCCGACGCCGGGCTGCGACCGCCCGGTCGGGCGCTGGTCTGGGCCGCCACCCCCGGCGCCGGCCCCTCTCCTGGCCCCTCTCCCGGCGCCGGCCGATCCCGCGGCGGCGAACAGTCCCTCGATGCGGCCGGTGGCATCGAGCTGGCGGTGGGGGTGACGTTCGGGTCGGTGGCGCCCGGCGAGCTGGTGCTCTACGTGGACGCCGCGGGCATGGGCGCGATCGCGGTCCGCGACGGCGACGCGGCTCGCACCCTGGCCGTCGCCCCGGCGGACCGGCTCGCGCTGCGTCGGGCGGGCGCCGGAGCCTGA
- a CDS encoding DUF3099 domain-containing protein, giving the protein MFKRRETVLITSAGRSRQSDIHRRELRYLASMFFRVVCFVLAVVAFHGWLRFVAVAIAVILPWVAVVVANGGPPPERDRPATFDPVRAVQDAPAALTADPHRVVDSDGWVDDEGWVHGRPSTAPAGGGSATADAAPGHPAADPPPTGSSPTGSSPTGSSPTGSSPTGSSMSGSSASGSSASGSSVSGSAFPVDEPSGFAESSAQADPEPVVDAPAR; this is encoded by the coding sequence ATGTTCAAACGCCGGGAGACGGTGCTCATCACGTCCGCCGGCCGGTCGCGGCAGTCCGACATCCACCGCCGGGAGCTGCGCTACCTGGCCTCGATGTTCTTCCGGGTCGTCTGCTTCGTGCTCGCCGTGGTGGCCTTCCACGGCTGGCTGCGATTCGTCGCCGTCGCGATCGCCGTCATCCTGCCCTGGGTGGCGGTCGTCGTCGCCAATGGTGGCCCGCCTCCCGAGCGGGACCGACCCGCCACCTTCGATCCGGTGCGGGCGGTGCAGGACGCCCCGGCGGCGCTGACCGCCGATCCCCACCGCGTGGTCGACAGCGATGGCTGGGTCGACGACGAGGGCTGGGTTCACGGCCGCCCCTCGACGGCGCCGGCCGGCGGGGGGTCCGCGACGGCGGATGCGGCGCCCGGGCATCCGGCGGCGGATCCCCCGCCCACCGGTTCGTCGCCCACCGGTTCGTCGCCCACCGGTTCGTCGCCCACCGGTTCGTCGCCCACCGGTTCGTCGATGTCCGGTTCGTCAGCGTCCGGTTCGTCAGCGTCCGGTTCGTCAGTGTCCGGTTCGGCGTTCCCCGTCGACGAGCCGTCCGGGTTCGCCGAATCCTCCGCGCAGGCTGATCCCGAGCCCGTGGTCGACGCCCCGGCGCGGTGA
- a CDS encoding glycosyltransferase family 4 protein, with protein sequence MRVAVITESFLPHVDGVTNTVCRVLEHLRDRGHEAMVVAPAPAPAARRTAPRAHADAPVLWAPSAPMPGYPAFRFAVPWPALPAALREFDPDVVHLAAPAGLGAQAVFAARRLDVPSVAVYQTDIAAFAARYGLATAERTIWRWLATVHRLAARTLAPSWDSVDALLRRGVQRVARWSRGVDLERFDPGHRDADLRRQLAPGGELLVGYVGRLAREKRVDLLGAVADLPGTRLVVVGDGPSRPALTRSLPDAAFLGFRSGRELSAAVASLDVFVHTGVHETFCQAAQEAKASGVPVVAPAAGGLLDVVEHGRTGLHYAPGDPVALRTQVAALVGDPQRRVAMALAARESVAGCGWSAVGDELLGHYRDVLGTGGGQTARHGGHDRRTP encoded by the coding sequence GTGCGCGTAGCCGTGATCACCGAGTCGTTCCTCCCCCACGTCGACGGGGTGACGAACACGGTGTGCCGAGTTCTGGAGCATCTACGCGACCGCGGCCACGAGGCGATGGTCGTCGCCCCGGCCCCGGCACCGGCCGCCCGGCGCACCGCCCCCCGCGCGCACGCCGACGCACCCGTGCTGTGGGCACCCTCGGCGCCGATGCCCGGCTACCCGGCGTTCCGCTTCGCCGTCCCGTGGCCCGCGCTGCCCGCGGCGCTGCGCGAGTTCGACCCGGACGTCGTCCATCTCGCGGCCCCGGCCGGGCTGGGCGCGCAGGCGGTGTTCGCGGCCCGGCGGCTCGACGTGCCGAGCGTCGCCGTCTACCAGACCGACATCGCGGCATTCGCGGCCCGCTACGGGCTGGCCACCGCCGAGCGCACGATCTGGCGCTGGCTCGCCACCGTGCACCGGCTCGCGGCGCGCACGCTCGCGCCGTCCTGGGATTCGGTCGACGCCCTGTTGCGCCGGGGGGTGCAGCGGGTCGCCCGGTGGAGCCGGGGCGTGGATCTCGAACGGTTCGATCCGGGGCACCGCGACGCCGACCTGCGCCGCCAGTTGGCCCCGGGCGGCGAGCTGCTCGTCGGCTACGTCGGCCGGCTCGCCCGGGAGAAGCGGGTGGACCTGCTGGGTGCGGTCGCCGACCTGCCGGGCACCCGGCTCGTCGTCGTCGGCGACGGCCCGTCCCGACCGGCCCTCACCCGTTCGCTGCCGGACGCCGCCTTCCTGGGCTTCCGCAGCGGCCGCGAGCTGTCCGCCGCGGTGGCGAGCCTGGACGTGTTCGTGCACACCGGCGTGCACGAGACGTTCTGCCAGGCCGCCCAGGAGGCCAAGGCCAGCGGGGTACCGGTGGTCGCCCCGGCGGCCGGCGGGCTGCTCGACGTCGTCGAGCACGGCCGCACCGGCCTGCACTACGCCCCCGGGGATCCGGTGGCGCTGCGCACCCAGGTCGCCGCGCTGGTCGGCGACCCGCAGCGGCGGGTCGCCATGGCGCTGGCCGCGCGGGAGTCCGTCGCCGGCTGCGGCTGGAGCGCGGTCGGCGACGAGCTGCTCGGCCACTACCGCGATGTTCTCGGCACCGGTGGCGGACAGACCGCACGTCACGGCGGACACGACAGGCGGACACCATGA
- a CDS encoding glycosyltransferase, whose protein sequence is MKIVQAANFVAPASGGIRTTLRHLAAGYTAAGHEVVQIVPGERDEVERRPDALVLRVRAPRLPGTGYRVITQPWRVAALLDREQPDRLEVHDRATLRPLGGWARRHGVPSLVVSHERLDRLLGTWTPPALRGVLPVTAAADRANASLAGGFDTVVTTTAWAAAEFVRLGTPNLRHIPLGVELDRFHPDHRDRTLRRAFARDREALLVVASRLAPEKRVDTAVDAVAELVRRRVPVRLVIAGDGAHRGRLERRAAGLPVTFLGFVADRERLAGLLASADLALAPGPVETFGLAALEALASGTPVVVNHASALAELVVPGVGAIAAGSGFTFADAVVDLLSMPPAGEVERRAAARARAEQFTWSATVAGFLGCHAESPTASPDQPGQATRQAQAAHGGQTARAAHGAQAAEAAHAAQAAHAAQAAHAAQAAHAAQGAHAAHAAEPADAVGPAGTAAVAAPAPGPPAPPLAA, encoded by the coding sequence ATGAAGATCGTGCAGGCGGCGAACTTCGTCGCGCCGGCCTCCGGCGGAATCCGGACGACGCTGCGCCACCTCGCCGCGGGTTACACGGCCGCCGGTCACGAGGTCGTCCAGATCGTGCCCGGGGAGCGCGACGAGGTCGAGCGGCGCCCCGACGCGCTGGTGCTGCGGGTCCGGGCACCCCGCCTGCCCGGCACCGGCTATCGGGTCATCACCCAGCCGTGGCGGGTGGCGGCCCTGCTCGACCGGGAGCAACCCGACCGGTTGGAGGTCCACGACCGGGCGACGCTGCGTCCGCTGGGCGGCTGGGCGCGCCGGCACGGCGTGCCGTCCCTGGTCGTCAGCCACGAGCGGCTCGACCGGCTGCTCGGCACCTGGACGCCGCCGGCGCTGCGGGGCGTGCTGCCCGTGACAGCGGCGGCGGACCGGGCGAACGCCTCGCTCGCCGGCGGGTTCGACACGGTCGTCACGACGACGGCGTGGGCCGCGGCCGAGTTTGTCCGGCTCGGCACGCCGAATCTGCGCCACATCCCGCTCGGCGTCGAACTCGACCGGTTCCACCCCGACCACCGCGACCGCACGCTGCGCCGGGCGTTCGCCCGGGACCGGGAGGCACTACTGGTCGTGGCCAGCCGGCTGGCGCCGGAGAAGCGGGTGGACACCGCCGTCGACGCCGTCGCCGAGCTCGTCCGCCGGCGGGTTCCGGTCCGCCTGGTGATCGCCGGCGACGGCGCGCACCGCGGCCGGCTGGAACGACGGGCCGCGGGGCTGCCCGTGACCTTTCTCGGCTTCGTCGCCGACCGCGAACGGCTCGCCGGCCTGCTCGCCAGCGCCGACCTCGCGCTCGCCCCGGGACCGGTCGAGACGTTCGGGCTGGCCGCCCTGGAGGCCCTCGCCAGCGGCACGCCGGTGGTGGTCAACCATGCCAGCGCGCTGGCCGAGCTGGTGGTGCCGGGGGTGGGCGCGATCGCCGCCGGCAGCGGGTTCACGTTCGCCGACGCGGTCGTCGACCTGCTGTCGATGCCGCCGGCAGGGGAGGTCGAGCGCCGCGCGGCGGCGCGGGCCCGGGCCGAGCAGTTCACCTGGTCGGCCACGGTCGCCGGCTTTCTCGGTTGCCACGCCGAGTCGCCGACAGCCAGCCCAGACCAACCGGGTCAGGCCACCCGACAGGCGCAGGCGGCCCACGGGGGGCAGACGGCGCGGGCAGCCCACGGGGCGCAGGCAGCCGAGGCAGCCCACGCGGCGCAGGCAGCCCACGCGGCGCAGGCAGCCCACGCGGCGCAGGCAGCCCACGCGGCGCAGGGGGCCCACGCCGCCCACGCGGCCGAACCAGCTGACGCGGTTGGGCCCGCCGGCACTGCTGCGGTTGCCGCACCGGCCCCGGGGCCGCCGGCACCGCCGCTGGCCGCCTGA
- a CDS encoding SGNH/GDSL hydrolase family protein, with amino-acid sequence MGDSITVGLGDGVTMGREHRRTATHGRGFAARLAERLGPPGAVDYTNLATTGATARDVRTRQLPVALTRDPQVATVVAGMNDVLKRTFDPLQVRQDLVWTVSRLRAGGAVVLTATLPDPGRLLPLPAPLARVLAYRVGRLNAAVRATARADPGVLVVDLGRHPAVRHRSSFDVDRVHPGPHGHRLIAQAFALRLAQAGLPLVGAPSGPGAAGDLDAEVTAPGTLRHSYWLLSVGLPWLAGRCLPGGDRNAYHTENRLVSHPRRA; translated from the coding sequence TTGGGCGACAGCATCACCGTCGGGCTGGGTGACGGAGTCACCATGGGGCGCGAGCACCGCCGCACCGCCACCCATGGTCGAGGGTTCGCCGCCCGGCTCGCCGAACGCCTCGGACCGCCCGGCGCCGTCGACTACACCAACCTCGCCACGACCGGCGCGACGGCCCGCGACGTGCGCACCCGCCAGCTACCGGTCGCGCTCACCCGCGACCCGCAGGTGGCCACCGTCGTCGCGGGCATGAACGACGTGCTCAAGCGGACGTTCGACCCGCTGCAGGTGCGTCAGGACCTGGTCTGGACGGTGAGCCGGCTGCGTGCCGGCGGGGCGGTCGTGCTCACCGCGACCCTGCCCGACCCCGGCCGGTTGCTGCCGCTGCCGGCACCGCTGGCCCGCGTGCTCGCCTACCGGGTCGGACGGCTCAACGCCGCCGTGCGCGCCACCGCCCGGGCCGATCCCGGGGTGCTCGTCGTCGACCTCGGCCGTCATCCGGCCGTGCGCCACCGGTCCAGCTTCGACGTCGACCGGGTCCATCCGGGGCCGCACGGGCACCGGCTGATCGCGCAGGCGTTCGCCCTCCGGCTCGCCCAGGCCGGGTTACCACTTGTCGGCGCGCCGTCCGGGCCGGGTGCCGCAGGTGACCTCGACGCCGAGGTCACGGCCCCGGGTACGCTCCGGCACTCCTACTGGCTGCTCAGCGTCGGCCTGCCCTGGCTCGCCGGGCGGTGCCTCCCCGGCGGGGACCGGAACGCCTATCACACGGAAAATCGGCTCGTGAGCCACCCTCGGCGCGCCTGA
- a CDS encoding DUF3090 domain-containing protein encodes MQRYVFESPERFVVGTVGQPGDRVFFLQAAGRGQVVTVGLEKTEVTALAEGLNTLLGQVGQTQGIPLPAASDVEIDLAPLDAPFQEDFHLGQLTVSWDGHRVFVEAAGISPGEIRLPESEDELDSLRVGLSIRQARAFIERARTIVAAGRPACVLCGRPDDPAGHFCPRLN; translated from the coding sequence AGCGGTTCGTGGTGGGAACGGTGGGCCAACCCGGTGACAGGGTCTTCTTCCTGCAGGCCGCCGGCCGGGGGCAGGTCGTGACCGTGGGCCTGGAGAAAACCGAGGTCACAGCACTCGCCGAGGGGCTGAACACGCTGCTCGGCCAGGTCGGCCAGACCCAGGGGATACCGCTTCCGGCCGCCTCCGACGTCGAGATCGATCTCGCCCCGCTGGACGCGCCGTTTCAGGAGGACTTCCACCTGGGGCAGCTCACCGTCTCCTGGGACGGCCATCGGGTGTTCGTCGAGGCCGCCGGGATCTCGCCCGGCGAGATCCGGCTGCCCGAGAGCGAGGACGAGCTCGACTCACTGCGGGTCGGCCTGTCGATCCGGCAGGCCCGAGCCTTCATCGAGCGGGCCCGCACGATCGTCGCCGCCGGTCGCCCGGCGTGCGTCCTGTGCGGTCGCCCCGACGATCCCGCGGGCCACTTCTGCCCCCGGCTGAACTGA